A DNA window from Marinitoga litoralis contains the following coding sequences:
- a CDS encoding GmrSD restriction endonuclease domain-containing protein, with product MNKSTVVFNQKTYQLHNLVIDIDSGIIALPDIQRPFVWDSSKVRDLVDSLYKGLPVGNLILWEVSDIDNFHSIGIDKKRSPKYLVIDGQQRLTSLYSILMNKPVKNKNFKDIKIKIAFNPLEEKFEVTNAALEKDPEWIGDISELFSTSSYDFIEEYKNRLKKKREDIVNKEFSLIASKIQRLENIKNYTFSVLELSSELDPEEVAEIFVRINSKGKTLNQSDFILTLMSVYWDEGRKEIEEFCKKAHYFSNENTSFNLINLKPSPEHLVRSIVGYSFFRGRLKYAYLILKGRDFENRIFSEELKNKNLEIFKNGHKKVLDLVNWHDYIKIIYDAGFVNDNMISSKIAFFITYVLYLIGKERINFRNLERIIRKWLVFSLLTQRYTGSPESIIEKDLLSIKNNDFLETLDSIMKNELTESFWKITLPNEKLVTSNTSNILPIYDAALIYEDKFIPFSKSKIRERKSVLVNEKKKTIERHHIFPKNYLHKLGIKDVKDVNQIANLMFLDYKNNIDISDKPPSEYWNLLTKELSDDEINKIYIDYDLPKDFWDMDYFKFLKERRYLMAKRIRNYFESL from the coding sequence ATGAATAAATCAACTGTAGTTTTTAATCAAAAAACTTATCAACTTCATAACTTAGTAATTGATATTGATAGTGGAATTATAGCATTGCCAGATATACAAAGACCATTTGTTTGGGATTCTAGTAAAGTTAGGGATCTTGTAGATTCATTATATAAAGGATTGCCAGTGGGAAATTTAATACTTTGGGAGGTTTCTGATATTGATAATTTTCATTCTATTGGAATAGATAAAAAAAGATCTCCAAAATATTTAGTTATAGATGGGCAACAAAGGCTTACTTCCCTCTATTCAATTTTAATGAATAAACCTGTGAAAAATAAAAATTTTAAAGATATAAAAATAAAAATTGCATTTAATCCATTAGAAGAAAAATTTGAGGTAACCAATGCAGCTTTAGAAAAAGACCCTGAGTGGATAGGAGATATTAGTGAGTTGTTTTCTACTAGTTCCTATGATTTTATTGAAGAATACAAGAATAGATTAAAGAAAAAAAGGGAAGATATAGTAAATAAAGAATTTTCATTAATCGCTTCAAAGATACAAAGATTAGAAAATATTAAAAATTATACATTTTCTGTTTTAGAACTATCTTCTGAATTGGATCCTGAAGAAGTTGCAGAAATATTCGTTAGAATAAATAGTAAAGGTAAAACTTTAAATCAATCTGATTTTATATTAACTTTAATGTCAGTGTATTGGGATGAAGGTAGAAAAGAAATAGAAGAATTTTGTAAAAAAGCTCATTATTTTTCCAATGAAAACACATCTTTTAATTTAATTAATCTAAAACCAAGTCCAGAACATTTAGTTAGAAGTATTGTTGGATATTCATTCTTTAGAGGAAGATTAAAATATGCTTATTTAATACTAAAAGGAAGAGATTTTGAAAATAGAATTTTTTCAGAAGAATTAAAAAATAAAAATCTAGAAATTTTTAAAAATGGGCATAAAAAAGTTCTAGATTTAGTAAATTGGCACGATTATATTAAAATAATATATGATGCTGGATTTGTAAATGATAATATGATTAGCTCTAAAATAGCATTTTTTATTACATATGTATTATATTTAATTGGTAAAGAAAGAATAAACTTTAGAAATCTAGAAAGAATAATTAGAAAATGGTTAGTTTTTTCATTATTAACTCAAAGATATACAGGTTCTCCAGAAAGTATTATAGAAAAAGATTTATTAAGCATAAAGAATAATGATTTTTTAGAAACATTAGATAGTATTATGAAAAATGAATTAACAGAGAGTTTTTGGAAAATTACATTACCTAATGAAAAACTTGTAACTTCAAATACTTCAAATATATTACCAATATATGATGCGGCATTAATTTATGAGGACAAATTTATACCTTTTTCAAAAAGTAAAATACGTGAAAGAAAAAGTGTTTTAGTAAATGAAAAGAAAAAAACTATTGAAAGACATCATATATTTCCAAAAAACTATTTACATAAATTAGGAATAAAAGATGTTAAAGATGTAAATCAAATTGCTAATTTAATGTTTTTAGATTATAAAAATAATATTGATATTAGTGATAAACCACCATCTGAATATTGGAATTTACTTACAAAAGAACTTTCTGACGATGAAATAAACAAAATATATATTGATTACGATTTACCAAAAGATTTTTGGGATATGGATTATTTCAAATTTTTAAAAGAAAGAAGATATTTGATGGCAAAAAGAATAAGAAATTATTTTGAAAGTTTGTAA
- the drmD gene encoding DISARM system SNF2-like helicase DrmD, protein MGKLEIPEVGKLLNVRNRIYQINEIEKYDNVKGPEYFLSLEDIETSKSLQIILRSEKEIEISPTFIKFNDFFSEIKNIDSPEVFDAFIKALKWSVNSIFYSDAIKSPFYSNIKLNYFQLDPLIRALTMPKISLLIADDVGLGKTIEAGLIIQELTLKNKIKRTLIVCPAALQEQWQREMKEKFSMDFKIMNLKEITKIFKEYGVNVNPWTTYPRLITSMDFIKQEKYLNMFRATTSGEKNIKWDFLVVDEAHNIMPKPTNEYYLDSDRTKAIRELSKIFPHKVFLTATPHNGNTRSFIALLEMLDPKYFNRGQSKLDNISKKRLYEIMVRRLKNEINEWNFIEDSKFPERFIHEFELNSEEDEMKLFNYLNAYIHRMNDFQKTLSSKEKINLDFTLMVLKKRLLSSYYAFYNSLEKYINKNYENVIDEKFIDFTINKLENENYDNDFDKDEDEKLLLSGIIENYTNDEINKKLIYDMYELSSKLKNEDEQKIKKIYTFIENKLLENGSFNNERLIIFTEYKDTLDYIVEKLKKRYGENRVLSLYGGMNYNEREIVKKKFESDPYKEEARILVATDAASEGINLQYYCHSLIHYDIPWNPIRLEQRNGRIHRVGQDKDVHIYHFIYNNNEDYMILKNVIKKIDTIKEDIDSLNSLISEETHMAIKEKLLLKEDEISFDLKIKSTLVKQKILMKNEILHKFDEMKKKVQYSLNETKYKYEITPSNKKLVLSSALKILTGKNQLEKYPDEKNIYYIKELPKNWDNLKSYIKDEKGVSKKISFDSKELKSSKEHIHLSHPLMKRSINFFKSQIWNFNNKKINKFTIKTSELLEDPLVRIYLKTSVNDNKLDKITEDIDIINGYLINNTFIEAIEGEKIVAKNIDKENILFELSKKIQMLLRKNENTINTIIEKRKEKYIEKVIELWNEKKEKEIKNLEKILINQLNEIDILINELNKMINKRKKSNKNLISLFDNEITLNEEIKTIKDDIAYLQRKKELLKEEIKENIKELKNRVINKEIHMLPIAVEVIIPESFLSGGII, encoded by the coding sequence GTGGGAAAATTAGAAATTCCTGAAGTAGGAAAATTATTAAATGTTAGAAATAGAATATATCAAATAAATGAAATTGAAAAATACGACAATGTAAAAGGACCAGAATATTTTTTATCTTTGGAAGATATTGAAACTTCTAAATCTCTTCAAATAATATTAAGATCTGAAAAAGAAATTGAAATATCTCCAACATTTATTAAATTTAATGATTTTTTTTCAGAAATAAAAAATATAGATTCACCAGAAGTCTTTGATGCATTTATTAAAGCTTTAAAATGGTCAGTAAATTCAATTTTCTATTCTGATGCAATAAAATCTCCATTTTATTCAAATATTAAATTAAATTACTTCCAACTTGATCCTTTAATTAGGGCTTTAACCATGCCAAAAATAAGTTTATTAATTGCAGATGATGTGGGTTTAGGAAAAACAATTGAAGCTGGTTTAATTATACAAGAATTGACTCTAAAAAATAAAATAAAAAGGACATTAATTGTTTGCCCTGCAGCTTTGCAAGAACAGTGGCAGAGAGAAATGAAAGAAAAGTTTTCGATGGATTTTAAAATTATGAATTTAAAAGAAATAACAAAAATCTTCAAAGAATATGGAGTAAATGTTAATCCTTGGACTACTTATCCAAGATTAATAACTTCAATGGATTTTATTAAACAAGAAAAATATTTAAATATGTTTAGAGCTACTACTTCTGGTGAGAAAAATATTAAATGGGATTTTTTAGTAGTAGATGAAGCACATAACATAATGCCAAAGCCAACAAATGAATATTATCTTGATTCTGATAGAACAAAGGCTATTAGAGAGTTATCTAAAATATTCCCACATAAAGTTTTTTTGACAGCAACACCTCATAACGGGAATACAAGATCATTTATAGCGTTATTAGAAATGCTTGACCCTAAATATTTTAATAGAGGCCAAAGTAAATTAGATAATATTTCTAAAAAAAGATTATATGAAATAATGGTAAGAAGACTAAAAAATGAAATAAATGAATGGAATTTTATAGAAGATAGTAAATTTCCTGAAAGATTTATACATGAGTTTGAATTAAATTCAGAAGAAGATGAAATGAAATTATTTAATTATTTAAATGCTTATATACATAGAATGAATGATTTTCAAAAAACACTGAGTTCTAAAGAAAAAATTAATTTGGATTTTACTTTAATGGTATTAAAAAAGCGTTTACTATCTTCTTATTATGCATTTTATAATTCTTTAGAAAAATATATAAATAAAAATTATGAAAATGTTATTGATGAAAAGTTTATTGATTTTACTATTAATAAATTAGAAAATGAAAATTATGATAATGATTTTGATAAAGATGAAGATGAAAAATTATTATTATCTGGGATAATTGAAAATTATACAAATGATGAAATAAATAAAAAATTAATATATGATATGTATGAACTATCCTCAAAATTAAAAAATGAAGATGAACAAAAAATAAAAAAAATATATACTTTTATTGAAAATAAATTATTAGAAAATGGTTCATTTAATAATGAGAGATTAATTATATTTACAGAATATAAGGATACATTAGACTACATTGTGGAAAAACTAAAAAAAAGATATGGAGAAAATAGAGTTTTATCTTTATATGGTGGAATGAATTATAACGAGAGGGAAATTGTTAAGAAAAAATTTGAATCAGATCCATATAAAGAAGAGGCTAGAATTTTAGTAGCTACTGATGCGGCGAGTGAAGGTATAAATTTGCAATATTATTGTCATTCTCTTATTCATTACGATATTCCATGGAATCCTATAAGGTTAGAGCAAAGAAATGGTAGAATTCACAGAGTTGGTCAAGATAAAGATGTACATATATATCACTTTATATATAACAATAACGAAGATTATATGATATTAAAAAATGTAATAAAAAAAATAGATACTATAAAAGAAGATATAGATTCTTTGAACTCGCTAATTTCTGAAGAAACTCATATGGCAATAAAAGAAAAATTACTATTAAAAGAAGACGAAATTTCTTTTGATTTAAAAATAAAATCAACTTTAGTTAAGCAAAAAATATTAATGAAAAATGAAATTTTGCATAAATTTGATGAAATGAAAAAGAAGGTCCAATATTCCTTAAATGAAACTAAATACAAATATGAAATTACTCCTAGTAATAAAAAACTGGTACTATCTTCAGCTTTAAAAATATTAACAGGAAAAAATCAACTTGAAAAATATCCTGATGAAAAGAATATATATTATATTAAAGAACTTCCAAAAAACTGGGATAATTTAAAATCGTATATTAAAGATGAAAAAGGTGTATCAAAAAAAATATCTTTTGATAGTAAAGAATTAAAGAGTTCAAAAGAACATATTCATTTATCTCATCCTTTAATGAAAAGGAGTATTAATTTTTTTAAATCTCAAATTTGGAATTTTAATAATAAAAAGATAAATAAGTTTACTATAAAAACTTCTGAATTATTAGAAGATCCTTTAGTAAGAATATATTTAAAAACGTCAGTAAATGACAATAAGTTAGATAAAATTACTGAAGATATAGATATAATTAATGGTTATTTAATAAATAATACTTTTATAGAAGCAATAGAAGGTGAAAAAATTGTAGCAAAAAATATTGATAAAGAAAATATATTATTTGAATTATCAAAAAAAATCCAAATGCTTCTTAGAAAAAATGAAAACACTATAAACACAATAATAGAAAAAAGAAAAGAAAAATACATAGAAAAAGTAATTGAGTTATGGAATGAAAAAAAAGAAAAAGAAATAAAGAATTTAGAAAAGATATTAATAAATCAACTGAATGAAATAGATATATTAATAAATGAACTAAATAAAATGATAAATAAAAGAAAAAAATCAAATAAAAATCTAATATCATTATTTGATAACGAAATTACATTAAATGAGGAAATTAAAACTATAAAGGATGATATTGCTTATTTACAAAGAAAAAAAGAACTTTTGAAAGAAGAAATAAAAGAAAATATAAAAGAGTTAAAAAATAGAGTAATAAATAAGGAAATACATATGCTTCCTATTGCAGTAGAGGTTATAATACCTGAAAGCTTTTTATCTGGAGGGATAATATGA
- a CDS encoding Eco57I restriction-modification methylase domain-containing protein, protein MNLNARMSGLVFSEKVLDKIKRNYDIENYKFNKYNLLLKKLESTNKESSDIKKFIISFFSEILGYEKDSLITNIPETEKVYFEDALQYEKPHIVYKFNNKSDKKFYFYIIPSNKKIDEKDDTSGRLKISYYGKFERVLREKNVKYGFITNGEIIRFVYAESGLITSYIEWDLYDFKEYENLNLFYNLFSINRLRDKESLFELIKRSQEEQSEITEELSRQVLNSINILVEKINEVEDKIELDTFTIYDFFVKTVMRMIFLLYAEENGVFPHGDPIYDENYGIIYLSNKLFERERYDIENLKESFDAWPRILALFNLVYYGSKHPKLGIVAHGGDLFEPKVTEFLSKIPIDNYSLTQIFKNLLYLNSHRVTYRVFSVEQIGYLYEGLLNYNIKTKNGKYYLNISNDRKSSGSYYTPPQLVRYVVEKTFDNLVINKSSEEILKLKIVDPTMGSGAFLVHSVRYLAEHLAKAWQNENKYNHLNYEEKIKEAKRHIVEFCIYGVDINPMAVELAKVSLWLETLSSDKSFSFLDHHLKVGNSLLGVWNDDNIYEVPKEVFKLKNDLYSKEYKDIIKNIKKENDKTNHFSGSLFNAINLSSISYDIETISKKALQINDYEFLEQEYKKIALNSEIEKEKIKRDLWLSNWFANEIDNVYPINSEKIMDLYSKIDKNDLEDPFIIWSRKMSEELKFFHWELEFPEVFKEKGFDAVVGNPPWEVLKLKELEFFKDKDESIASIHKANKRKKEIEKLKETNFELYNRYIREKQVFEKTGNYIRTNKRFKLTSKGEINLYQLFAELFLNLTKENFGIVVPTGLFTDNNNVNYFNYLVDNKQIYEINDFENKNKIFKNVDGRIRFSLFISKKTHTINIRILLTRISELYEKEYINISIEDLKLFNPNTKTLPMLKNNNEYKIIKKIYERSEVIKNEYKGSSFIDNIFNIYHMSNDSYKFVRKNELIEKGYKKEWYMYVKDDEIYLPLLEGKSFFILNSRYSEILEDGNGVNVTIEKLNDPYFFPDTRYYVKKDIFEETLKNKKFNINKNYFFVFRNITNSTNERTFIISLLPKLPAGNSINIFDTKFLIEFLTMSSHIIDFSIRKKIQGVNLNHFIFYQFLIPKPNSFIKYSGINGDETLEISLRKIFINLLNYSYDMEGIVRDLGGEIQPREWDEKERIDNFAKLDAIMAIYYDMSKDELKYIFSDFEVERKNQKSQYGQYLSEILALKYYDLFKSQIKLLG, encoded by the coding sequence ATGAATTTAAATGCAAGAATGTCAGGATTAGTGTTTTCAGAAAAAGTTTTAGATAAAATAAAAAGAAATTATGATATTGAAAATTATAAGTTTAATAAATATAATCTTCTATTAAAAAAATTAGAATCAACAAATAAAGAATCTTCTGATATAAAAAAATTTATAATATCATTCTTTTCTGAAATTTTAGGATATGAGAAAGATTCATTAATTACAAATATACCGGAAACTGAGAAAGTATATTTTGAGGATGCCCTTCAATATGAAAAACCACATATAGTATATAAATTTAATAATAAATCAGATAAAAAATTTTATTTTTATATTATACCTTCAAATAAAAAAATTGATGAAAAAGATGATACAAGCGGTAGATTAAAGATATCTTATTATGGAAAATTTGAAAGAGTATTAAGAGAAAAGAATGTAAAATATGGTTTTATTACAAATGGAGAAATTATTAGATTTGTATATGCTGAATCAGGACTTATTACATCATATATAGAATGGGATTTATATGATTTTAAAGAATATGAGAATCTAAATTTGTTCTATAATCTTTTTAGTATAAATAGATTAAGAGATAAAGAATCATTATTCGAATTAATAAAAAGATCACAGGAAGAACAAAGCGAAATTACAGAAGAGTTATCAAGACAAGTTTTGAATTCAATTAATATATTAGTAGAAAAAATAAATGAAGTAGAAGATAAAATTGAGTTGGATACATTTACAATATATGATTTTTTTGTAAAAACAGTTATGAGAATGATATTTTTGCTATATGCAGAAGAAAATGGGGTTTTCCCACATGGTGATCCTATATATGATGAGAATTATGGTATTATATATCTTTCAAATAAATTATTTGAAAGAGAACGATATGATATTGAAAATTTGAAAGAATCATTTGATGCATGGCCAAGAATATTAGCTTTGTTTAATTTAGTATATTATGGCTCTAAACATCCCAAACTTGGAATTGTTGCGCATGGTGGAGATTTATTTGAACCAAAGGTAACTGAATTTTTAAGTAAAATACCAATTGATAATTATTCATTAACTCAAATTTTTAAAAATCTATTATATTTAAATAGTCATAGAGTAACATATAGAGTTTTTTCAGTAGAACAAATAGGATATTTATATGAAGGTCTATTGAATTATAATATTAAGACTAAAAATGGGAAATATTATTTGAATATTTCAAATGATAGAAAATCATCTGGAAGTTATTATACTCCTCCACAATTAGTAAGATATGTTGTAGAAAAAACTTTTGATAATTTAGTAATTAATAAAAGTTCTGAAGAAATATTAAAATTAAAAATAGTTGATCCTACTATGGGAAGCGGTGCATTTTTAGTCCATAGTGTAAGATACCTTGCAGAACATTTAGCAAAAGCATGGCAAAATGAAAATAAATATAATCATTTAAATTATGAAGAAAAAATTAAAGAGGCTAAAAGACATATTGTAGAGTTTTGTATATATGGAGTAGATATTAATCCTATGGCTGTTGAATTGGCAAAGGTTAGTCTTTGGTTAGAAACTTTATCAAGTGATAAATCATTTTCTTTTTTGGATCATCATTTAAAGGTAGGGAATTCATTACTAGGTGTATGGAATGATGACAATATATATGAGGTACCTAAAGAAGTTTTTAAATTAAAGAATGATTTATATTCAAAAGAATATAAAGATATAATAAAAAATATTAAAAAGGAAAATGATAAAACAAATCATTTCTCAGGCTCTCTATTTAATGCGATAAATTTATCTTCAATTTCTTATGATATTGAAACTATTTCAAAAAAAGCTTTACAAATTAATGATTATGAATTTTTAGAACAAGAATATAAAAAAATAGCTTTGAATAGTGAAATAGAAAAGGAAAAAATAAAAAGAGATTTATGGTTGTCTAATTGGTTTGCTAATGAAATAGATAATGTTTATCCTATTAATTCTGAAAAAATAATGGATTTATATTCAAAAATAGATAAAAATGATTTAGAAGACCCATTTATTATTTGGAGTAGAAAAATGTCTGAAGAATTAAAATTTTTCCATTGGGAATTAGAATTTCCTGAAGTATTTAAAGAAAAAGGTTTTGATGCAGTAGTTGGTAATCCACCTTGGGAAGTTTTGAAATTAAAAGAATTAGAATTTTTTAAAGATAAAGATGAAAGTATTGCATCTATACATAAAGCTAATAAAAGAAAAAAGGAAATAGAAAAATTAAAAGAGACTAATTTTGAATTATACAATCGATATATTAGAGAAAAACAAGTATTTGAAAAAACGGGGAATTATATTAGAACAAATAAAAGATTTAAACTAACTTCTAAAGGAGAAATAAATCTATATCAATTATTTGCTGAGTTATTTTTAAATTTAACCAAAGAAAATTTTGGTATTGTTGTTCCAACGGGTTTATTTACAGATAATAATAATGTTAATTACTTTAATTATTTGGTTGATAATAAACAAATATATGAAATAAATGATTTTGAAAATAAAAATAAAATTTTTAAGAATGTTGATGGAAGAATCCGTTTTTCGTTATTTATATCTAAAAAAACACATACAATTAATATAAGAATACTTTTAACCAGAATTAGCGAATTATATGAAAAAGAATATATTAATATTTCAATAGAAGATTTAAAACTTTTTAATCCTAATACAAAAACATTACCAATGTTAAAAAATAATAATGAATATAAGATAATTAAAAAAATATATGAAAGATCAGAAGTAATAAAAAATGAATATAAAGGATCAAGTTTTATTGATAATATATTTAATATATATCACATGTCAAATGATTCATATAAATTTGTTAGAAAAAATGAATTAATTGAAAAAGGATATAAAAAAGAATGGTACATGTATGTAAAAGATGATGAAATTTATTTGCCTCTTTTAGAAGGGAAAAGTTTCTTTATATTAAACTCTAGATATAGTGAAATTTTAGAAGATGGAAATGGAGTTAATGTTACTATAGAAAAATTAAATGATCCATACTTTTTTCCAGATACAAGATATTATGTAAAAAAAGATATTTTTGAAGAAACATTAAAAAATAAGAAATTTAATATAAATAAAAATTACTTTTTTGTCTTTAGAAATATTACCAATTCAACTAATGAAAGAACCTTTATCATATCACTTTTACCAAAATTACCAGCAGGTAACTCTATAAACATTTTTGATACAAAATTTTTAATTGAATTTTTAACGATGTCATCACATATAATTGATTTTTCTATAAGAAAAAAAATACAAGGAGTGAATTTGAATCACTTCATTTTTTACCAATTCCTTATTCCTAAACCAAATTCTTTTATAAAATATTCAGGTATAAATGGTGATGAAACATTAGAAATATCTCTTAGAAAAATATTTATTAATTTATTAAATTATTCGTATGATATGGAAGGAATAGTTAGAGATTTAGGTGGAGAAATTCAACCAAGAGAATGGGACGAGAAAGAAAGAATTGATAATTTTGCAAAATTAGATGCTATTATGGCTATATATTATGATATGAGTAAAGATGAATTAAAATATATTTTTAGTGATTTTGAAGTTGAAAGGAAAAATCAAAAATCACAATATGGGCAGTATCTATCAGAAATATTAGCTTTAAAATATTATGATTTATTTAAATCGCAAATTAAATTATTGGGGTGA